Proteins found in one Hypericibacter terrae genomic segment:
- a CDS encoding ATP-binding protein codes for MPNADDACAFPDHASLRGHRAVGKAWLAVGSPAAGIARRADRFHTRVMGKGSRAGLGLMLVAGLVGGMAAGARAGSSEHDQQYAAWRETYYGANVIEYCGFITDEVKDGFRRKVQFLRAWSGMPAAIEWRIRVWAAVRADYQYLDHSLGGHRTWCQTDGLSAVRSFLAFRQRDMAREAGATE; via the coding sequence ATGCCCAATGCCGACGACGCCTGCGCCTTCCCCGATCATGCAAGCCTGCGCGGTCATCGCGCGGTTGGCAAGGCATGGTTGGCGGTCGGCTCACCTGCGGCCGGGATTGCCAGGCGCGCGGACCGGTTCCACACTCGGGTCATGGGCAAAGGGAGTCGTGCAGGCCTGGGTCTGATGCTGGTCGCGGGGCTGGTCGGCGGTATGGCCGCAGGCGCCCGGGCCGGCTCGTCCGAGCATGACCAGCAATATGCCGCCTGGCGCGAGACCTATTACGGCGCCAACGTGATCGAATATTGCGGCTTCATCACCGACGAGGTGAAGGACGGGTTCCGGCGCAAGGTGCAGTTCCTCCGGGCCTGGAGCGGGATGCCGGCCGCCATCGAATGGCGGATCCGGGTCTGGGCGGCAGTCAGGGCCGACTATCAATATCTGGACCACAGCCTTGGCGGCCACCGGACCTGGTGTCAGACCGACGGCCTCAGCGCGGTGCGGAGCTTCCTCGCCTTCCGCCAGCGCGACATGGCGCGGGAAGCGGGGGCGACGGAGTAG